A single region of the Acuticoccus sediminis genome encodes:
- a CDS encoding ABC transporter permease, with product MLIYFCKRLVYVVGIVFVVSLLIFFITQIMPGNVAYVILGDFAPLDQIHALEEKLGFNDPWYVQYWRWLSHVVRFDFGDSLIMERPIGPILWQAVANSAILAVISIILVAIIGIWLGVYSAVRHGRASDHAVSIGTYIVLAVPEFFWCIVLIVVFAGTLNWLPATGYTAFQDGFFAWASHLILPVVALVMGLVAHVSRLTRSSMLEVMHSQYVVAARARGIPEARVIREHALPNALLPTITVLAIDVGVLMGGMIVVETIFSYPGLGRLLIFSIQQLDLPLIQAAMMVVAVIYALANLLADVLYAFLNPRIRYGKVAHG from the coding sequence GTGCTGATCTATTTTTGCAAGAGACTGGTCTATGTCGTCGGCATCGTATTCGTGGTGTCGCTTCTGATCTTCTTCATCACGCAGATCATGCCGGGCAACGTCGCCTACGTGATCCTGGGCGACTTCGCACCGCTCGATCAGATCCACGCGCTGGAGGAGAAGCTCGGCTTCAACGACCCCTGGTACGTCCAGTACTGGCGCTGGCTGAGCCACGTCGTGCGGTTCGACTTCGGCGACTCGCTCATCATGGAGCGCCCCATCGGGCCGATCCTGTGGCAGGCCGTCGCCAACTCCGCCATCCTCGCCGTCATCTCCATCATCCTGGTCGCGATCATCGGCATCTGGCTCGGCGTCTACAGCGCCGTGCGCCATGGCCGGGCGAGCGACCACGCCGTCTCCATCGGCACCTACATCGTCCTCGCCGTGCCTGAATTCTTCTGGTGCATCGTCCTCATCGTCGTCTTCGCCGGCACGCTGAACTGGCTCCCGGCGACCGGCTACACCGCCTTCCAGGACGGCTTCTTCGCCTGGGCCTCGCACCTGATCCTTCCGGTCGTCGCGCTGGTGATGGGGCTGGTCGCGCACGTCTCGCGCCTCACCCGCTCCTCGATGCTGGAGGTGATGCACAGCCAGTACGTCGTCGCGGCCCGCGCTCGCGGCATCCCCGAGGCGCGCGTCATCCGCGAGCATGCCCTTCCGAACGCGCTGCTGCCGACCATCACCGTGCTCGCCATCGACGTCGGCGTCCTGATGGGCGGAATGATCGTGGTAGAGACGATCTTCTCCTACCCGGGCCTCGGGCGCCTGCTGATCTTCAGCATCCAGCAGCTCGACCTGCCGCTGATCCAGGCCGCGATGATGGTCGTCGCGGTGATCTACGCGCTCGCCAACCTCCTGGCCGACGTCCTCTACGCCTTCCTCAACCCCCGCATCCGCTATGGAAAGGTGGCCCATGGCTGA
- a CDS encoding N-formylglutamate amidohydrolase: MADGVAVAKYIPGVFLRRDPGGPAAPVVFDIPRSGGEYPRRFRSSAPFDAVQRSISMYLEELYADAPDAGATYLFALFPNAFVDANRHETDIDPAMIDGTWPGTLEPTIKSELGIGLIHSMCGIGDIPLQDGKLSVADVRDRIENYFLPYHDELAAQLEMHRQRSGVAFHVSCHSMASIGGKSTVDAGQPRSQFDIGDRHGTTCEPGFVAVVKETLENFGYEVTVNKHYAGAESIRRHARPEAGIHSLQIEMNRSLYMEEDEFLRGEAFDTVRGHLAALEKAICAYARDRTATGGKAPAEAGLS; encoded by the coding sequence TTGGCGGACGGTGTCGCAGTGGCGAAGTACATTCCCGGGGTTTTCCTGCGCCGCGATCCCGGCGGCCCCGCTGCGCCGGTGGTGTTCGACATCCCCCGCAGCGGCGGCGAATACCCGCGACGGTTCCGCTCCTCCGCCCCTTTCGACGCGGTCCAGCGCTCCATCTCGATGTACCTCGAGGAACTCTACGCCGACGCGCCGGACGCCGGCGCGACCTACCTCTTCGCCCTCTTCCCCAACGCCTTCGTCGACGCCAATCGCCACGAGACTGACATCGACCCGGCGATGATCGACGGCACCTGGCCCGGAACGCTCGAGCCGACGATCAAGAGCGAGCTCGGCATCGGGCTCATCCACTCGATGTGCGGGATCGGCGATATCCCGCTGCAGGACGGCAAGCTCAGCGTCGCCGACGTGCGCGACCGCATCGAGAACTACTTCCTCCCCTACCACGACGAGCTCGCGGCCCAGCTCGAGATGCACCGCCAGCGGTCGGGCGTCGCCTTCCACGTGAGCTGCCACAGCATGGCGTCCATCGGCGGCAAGTCGACCGTCGACGCCGGCCAGCCGCGCAGCCAGTTCGACATCGGCGACCGCCACGGCACCACCTGCGAGCCCGGCTTCGTCGCCGTGGTGAAGGAGACGCTGGAGAACTTCGGCTACGAGGTCACCGTCAACAAGCACTACGCCGGCGCCGAATCGATCCGCCGGCACGCCAGGCCCGAAGCCGGCATCCACAGCCTGCAGATCGAGATGAACCGCAGCCTCTACATGGAGGAGGACGAGTTCCTGCGCGGCGAGGCATTCGACACCGTGCGCGGCCACCTCGCGGCGCTCGAAAAGGCGATCTGCGCCTACGCCCGCGACCGGACCGCCACGGGCGGCAAGGCCCCGGCGGAAGCGGGCCTCTCCTGA
- a CDS encoding ABC transporter substrate-binding protein — MKRLIGALLLATSLAAGGPALAQTELVATLNANPNHLWPAKATIGEEYNLAVLMYNGLVRITPDLEFEPDLAESWEANEDATVWTFHLRKGVKFHHGKELKAEDVIRSFELIADPDTASRASSHTDLIESMKAVDDYTVEFTLKQPYAGWAELMIERQLKIVPSDRTPEQLANEPVGTGPFMFESYQPGDKIVLKKFPDYYEEGLPKVDTLELRIMPEDAAKIAALKSGDVDLIGNLPLEAIEELEGVDGITVDAKATATWDGIVFNNETKPFNDVRVRRAMLMAIDKPALVDFAVFGNGAPTHSPIPPTHKFFNKDIGFDVDIEGAKALLAEAGYPKGFDITIHAPVGRPTRERAAVALQQMLKPIGVNAKVERVPYNRYGATVSGQAPFYMDGYFARPTLDTSTFSWFHSTGSWNTRMWHYKSDEMDAILDEARKTTDEARLRELYMKFQELLVTEVPGIIMYSMNFATAYSDKLKGYETHPYLWMDLRNASIEE, encoded by the coding sequence ATGAAACGACTGATCGGTGCCCTTCTGCTGGCGACAAGCCTCGCAGCGGGCGGCCCGGCGCTGGCCCAGACGGAGCTGGTCGCGACGCTCAACGCGAATCCGAACCACCTCTGGCCCGCCAAGGCCACGATCGGCGAGGAGTACAACCTTGCCGTTCTCATGTACAACGGCCTCGTCCGCATCACCCCGGACCTCGAGTTCGAACCGGACCTCGCCGAGAGCTGGGAGGCCAACGAGGACGCCACCGTCTGGACCTTCCACCTGCGCAAGGGCGTGAAGTTCCATCACGGCAAGGAGCTGAAGGCCGAGGACGTCATCCGCTCCTTCGAGTTGATCGCCGACCCGGACACCGCCTCCCGCGCGTCGAGCCACACCGACCTCATCGAGTCGATGAAGGCGGTGGACGACTACACCGTCGAGTTCACGCTGAAGCAGCCCTACGCCGGCTGGGCCGAGCTGATGATCGAGCGTCAGCTCAAGATCGTCCCGTCCGACCGCACGCCCGAGCAGCTCGCCAACGAGCCCGTCGGCACCGGCCCCTTCATGTTCGAGAGCTACCAGCCGGGCGACAAGATCGTCCTGAAGAAGTTCCCGGACTACTACGAGGAGGGTCTGCCGAAGGTCGACACCCTCGAGCTGCGCATCATGCCGGAGGACGCGGCCAAGATCGCCGCGCTGAAGTCCGGTGACGTCGACCTCATCGGCAACCTGCCGCTGGAGGCGATCGAGGAGCTCGAAGGCGTCGACGGCATCACCGTCGACGCGAAGGCCACCGCGACGTGGGACGGCATCGTCTTCAACAACGAGACCAAGCCGTTCAACGACGTGCGCGTCCGCCGCGCGATGCTGATGGCGATCGACAAGCCCGCCCTGGTCGACTTCGCGGTGTTCGGCAACGGCGCCCCGACCCACTCGCCGATCCCGCCGACGCACAAGTTCTTCAACAAGGACATCGGCTTCGACGTCGATATCGAGGGCGCCAAGGCGCTGCTCGCCGAGGCCGGCTACCCGAAGGGCTTCGACATCACCATCCACGCCCCCGTCGGCCGCCCGACGCGTGAGCGTGCCGCCGTCGCCCTGCAGCAGATGCTGAAGCCCATCGGCGTCAACGCCAAGGTCGAGCGCGTGCCCTACAACCGGTACGGCGCGACGGTCAGCGGCCAGGCGCCCTTCTACATGGACGGCTACTTCGCCCGCCCGACGCTCGACACGTCCACGTTCTCCTGGTTCCACAGCACCGGCTCCTGGAACACGCGCATGTGGCACTACAAGAGCGACGAGATGGACGCCATCCTCGACGAGGCGCGCAAGACCACCGACGAGGCGCGGCTCCGGGAGCTCTACATGAAGTTCCAGGAGCTCCTCGTGACCGAGGTCCCGGGCATCATCATGTACTCGATGAACTTCGCCACCGCCTACTCGGACAAGCTCAAGGGCTACGAGACCCATCCGTACCTCTGGATGGACCTGCGGAACGCCTCGATCGAGGAATGA
- a CDS encoding ABC transporter permease, whose product MADTAAAVTAPVTPPVRRRRPWPPTLVWGTVGIAIIVAIAVAGAFWTPYPYDGMNIRLRFAPPSAAHWFGTDEFGRDVLSRVMRGAHLSLFMGAFATFISLAIGVPLGLIAGYFRGLREEVIMRAVDVMISIPPIMLGLLILAVTTPDIWKSAGAVGLIYVPIIVRLTRSVTLELGAQEFIEAARARGERDWYILFVEILPNAWPPIIVESALRVTFAILLGAALSFLGLGVQPPASDWGLMIAEGRPFLSQAPWIAIAPGIALVVTVILINLFGDGLRERLDPRLRQKGS is encoded by the coding sequence ATGGCTGACACCGCCGCCGCCGTCACGGCGCCCGTAACGCCGCCCGTGCGCCGGCGCCGCCCCTGGCCGCCGACACTGGTGTGGGGCACCGTCGGCATCGCCATCATCGTCGCGATCGCCGTCGCCGGCGCCTTCTGGACGCCCTACCCCTACGACGGCATGAACATCCGCCTGCGTTTCGCCCCGCCGAGCGCGGCGCACTGGTTCGGCACCGACGAGTTCGGCCGCGACGTCCTCAGCCGGGTCATGCGGGGCGCGCACCTGTCACTCTTCATGGGGGCGTTCGCCACCTTCATCAGCCTCGCCATCGGGGTGCCGCTCGGTCTCATCGCCGGGTATTTCCGCGGCCTGCGCGAGGAGGTCATCATGCGCGCGGTCGACGTGATGATCTCCATCCCGCCGATCATGCTGGGCCTCCTGATCCTCGCCGTGACGACGCCCGACATCTGGAAGTCGGCCGGCGCCGTGGGGCTCATCTACGTGCCGATCATCGTGCGCCTCACCCGCAGCGTGACGCTGGAGCTCGGGGCGCAGGAGTTCATCGAGGCGGCCCGCGCCCGCGGCGAACGCGACTGGTACATCCTGTTCGTGGAGATCCTGCCGAACGCCTGGCCGCCCATCATCGTGGAGTCGGCACTGCGGGTGACCTTCGCCATCCTGCTGGGCGCGGCCCTCTCCTTCCTCGGCCTCGGCGTGCAGCCGCCCGCCTCCGACTGGGGGCTGATGATCGCCGAGGGGCGGCCGTTCCTGTCGCAGGCGCCTTGGATCGCGATCGCGCCGGGCATCGCCCTCGTCGTCACCGTCATCCTGATCAACCTCTTCGGCGACGGCCTGCGCGAGCGGCTCGACCCGCGCCTGCGCCAGAAAGGGTCGTGA
- a CDS encoding DUF1028 domain-containing protein, which yields MTYSIAARCPRTGQFGLAVTTSSIAVGPRCAFARPGIGAVLTQHQTDPRLGPMGLALLEEGLPAAEVIERLTTSGDPHIQRRQLAVVDRNGQTGVFHGDKIWSVHGEARTDGAIAIANIVRNADVPAAMIAAFDERPEEPLAERLVAALEAGKAAGGEWKQEKSAALLVVEAETFPLVDLRVDYDPRAIDQLRFLWDTYRPMVEMYVARALAPDTPPAGFTPPPGSAPKPTPAPTPAT from the coding sequence TTGACCTATTCCATCGCCGCGCGCTGCCCCCGCACCGGCCAGTTCGGCCTCGCGGTGACGACGTCGTCCATCGCCGTCGGCCCGCGCTGCGCCTTCGCCCGGCCCGGGATCGGCGCGGTGCTGACCCAGCATCAGACCGATCCGCGCCTCGGCCCCATGGGTCTCGCCCTCCTCGAGGAGGGCCTCCCTGCGGCGGAGGTCATCGAGCGGCTGACGACCTCGGGCGATCCGCACATTCAGCGCCGCCAGCTCGCCGTGGTGGACCGCAACGGGCAGACCGGCGTGTTCCACGGCGACAAGATCTGGTCGGTCCACGGCGAAGCGCGCACCGACGGCGCCATCGCGATCGCCAACATCGTGCGCAACGCGGACGTGCCGGCGGCGATGATCGCGGCCTTCGACGAACGGCCCGAGGAGCCGCTCGCCGAGCGCCTCGTCGCCGCGCTGGAGGCGGGCAAGGCGGCCGGCGGCGAGTGGAAGCAGGAGAAATCCGCCGCGCTCCTCGTGGTCGAGGCCGAGACCTTCCCGCTCGTCGACCTCCGCGTCGACTACGATCCCCGCGCCATCGACCAGCTGCGGTTCCTCTGGGACACGTACCGGCCGATGGTCGAGATGTACGTCGCGCGCGCCCTCGCGCCCGACACCCCACCCGCCGGCTTCACGCCGCCGCCCGGCTCCGCCCCGAAGCCAACCCCCGCGCCGACCCCGGCCACCTAA
- a CDS encoding LacI family DNA-binding transcriptional regulator, which yields MQDEAIRWGPATLADVARRADVSKSTVSRALSNDPTLNIRDETRLRIKAAAHELGYMPNSNARSLRLARSWCVAFVVPELQNPVFGQTIDGAHRAAADRGYSMLIAPVEASPAHDELARNIVLGSRVDGILLNTLEYPKFLADTSALQARMVLVNRQTGADGEHCVLLDNEAGARLAVQELAKLGHRRIAYMPTSSVSWVSQRRREGYHLGMKAVGLEGEERIMPECEADLAAAEACAAEILASPNRPTAIVAWNILLAVGVTRAARRLGIAVPEDLSVISLNDSSAAQMMTPQVSAVRLPLFQLGWQAACLLIDLIEGKPVAPEPVVLTPECVILRETTGPAPS from the coding sequence TTGCAGGACGAAGCTATTCGATGGGGGCCCGCCACCCTGGCCGACGTGGCCAGGCGAGCGGACGTTTCGAAATCGACCGTCTCCCGCGCCCTCAGCAACGATCCGACCCTCAACATCCGTGACGAGACGCGGCTGCGCATCAAGGCCGCGGCCCACGAGCTCGGCTACATGCCGAACTCCAACGCCCGCAGCCTGCGGCTCGCCCGCTCGTGGTGCGTCGCCTTCGTCGTTCCGGAGCTGCAGAATCCGGTGTTCGGACAGACCATCGACGGGGCCCACCGCGCGGCGGCCGACCGGGGCTACTCGATGCTGATCGCCCCCGTCGAGGCGAGCCCGGCCCACGACGAGCTCGCCCGCAACATCGTCCTCGGGAGCCGGGTCGACGGCATCCTCCTCAACACGCTCGAGTATCCCAAGTTCCTGGCCGACACGTCGGCGCTGCAGGCGCGGATGGTGCTCGTCAACCGCCAGACCGGTGCCGACGGGGAACACTGCGTCCTCCTCGACAACGAGGCGGGTGCGCGGCTCGCGGTGCAGGAACTGGCGAAGCTCGGCCACCGCCGGATCGCCTACATGCCCACCTCGTCTGTGAGCTGGGTGAGCCAGCGGCGGCGCGAGGGCTACCACCTCGGCATGAAGGCCGTCGGCCTGGAGGGCGAGGAGAGGATCATGCCCGAGTGCGAGGCCGATCTCGCCGCCGCCGAGGCGTGTGCCGCCGAGATCCTCGCCTCGCCGAACAGGCCGACTGCGATCGTCGCGTGGAACATCCTGCTGGCGGTCGGCGTGACGCGGGCGGCGCGGCGGCTCGGGATCGCGGTGCCGGAGGACCTGTCGGTGATCTCGCTCAACGATTCCTCGGCGGCGCAGATGATGACGCCGCAGGTCAGCGCGGTGCGGCTGCCGCTGTTCCAGCTCGGCTGGCAGGCGGCGTGCCTCCTGATCGACCTCATCGAGGGCAAGCCCGTCGCCCCCGAACCGGTGGTGCTGACGCCCGAGTGCGTCATCCTGCGGGAAACGACCGGGCCGGCTCCGTCCTGA
- a CDS encoding M20/M25/M40 family metallo-hydrolase has protein sequence MGARETLLAEIERDRDEIVALLSRFVAAPSPNPPGDTAEATAVLTDYLGKAGVPFRTVTAEGHPNIVGGFDGASGGPHLVLNGHIDVFPVSPDEAWTHPPFSGAVADGQVWGRGTTDMKAGTIASVITYVYLHRLREALGGRLTLTAVSDEETGGKWGALYLLRELGDEVRGDAVLNGEPSNTSSVRFCEKGTLRLTFTIRANGAHGAYPNKSENPNRIAGKLMERLDRLTELAPDTPEALAALLADPKVRAAIDAAMGAGTADIADKVTVNYGVVNGGVKVNIIPSVCRMEVDIRLPIGIDRAAVLAEIETILADFPQTTLEVQEAASNASSYSEPDHPIAALVQKNAAELGRPGVVPIPSMGASDCKHFRHFGVPSYIYGVPAGNMGRADEAVAIDDFMHVVKTHALTAFDYLSGGRT, from the coding sequence ATGGGCGCGCGCGAAACCCTCCTCGCCGAGATCGAGCGCGACCGCGATGAGATCGTGGCGCTCCTGTCGCGCTTCGTGGCCGCCCCGTCCCCCAACCCGCCGGGCGACACCGCCGAGGCGACCGCCGTCCTCACCGACTATCTCGGCAAGGCCGGCGTCCCCTTCCGCACAGTGACGGCGGAGGGGCACCCCAACATCGTCGGCGGGTTCGACGGCGCGTCGGGCGGCCCGCACCTCGTCCTCAACGGCCACATCGACGTCTTCCCCGTCTCCCCCGACGAGGCGTGGACCCATCCCCCGTTCAGCGGCGCCGTCGCGGACGGGCAGGTCTGGGGCCGCGGCACGACCGACATGAAGGCGGGGACCATCGCCTCGGTCATCACCTACGTCTACCTCCACAGGCTGCGCGAGGCGCTCGGCGGGCGCCTCACCCTGACGGCCGTCTCCGACGAGGAGACCGGCGGCAAGTGGGGCGCGCTCTACCTCCTGCGCGAGCTGGGAGACGAGGTGCGCGGCGACGCCGTCCTCAACGGCGAGCCCAGCAACACCTCCTCCGTGCGCTTCTGCGAGAAGGGTACGCTGCGCCTCACCTTCACCATCCGCGCGAACGGCGCGCACGGCGCCTACCCGAACAAGAGCGAGAACCCCAATCGCATCGCCGGCAAGCTGATGGAGCGGCTCGACCGGCTGACCGAGCTCGCGCCCGACACCCCCGAGGCACTCGCAGCGCTCCTCGCCGACCCGAAGGTCCGCGCGGCCATCGACGCCGCGATGGGCGCCGGGACCGCCGACATCGCCGACAAGGTGACCGTGAACTACGGCGTGGTGAACGGCGGCGTGAAGGTGAACATCATCCCCAGCGTCTGCCGCATGGAGGTGGACATCCGCCTGCCCATCGGTATCGACCGCGCCGCCGTCCTCGCCGAGATCGAGACGATCCTGGCGGACTTCCCGCAGACCACCCTCGAGGTGCAGGAGGCGGCCAGCAACGCCTCCAGCTACAGCGAGCCGGACCACCCGATCGCGGCGCTGGTGCAGAAGAACGCCGCCGAGCTCGGCCGGCCGGGGGTCGTGCCGATCCCCAGCATGGGCGCGTCCGACTGCAAGCATTTCCGCCACTTCGGCGTGCCGTCCTACATCTACGGCGTCCCGGCCGGGAACATGGGCCGCGCCGACGAGGCGGTGGCGATCGACGACTTCATGCACGTCGTCAAGACCCACGCGCTGACCGCGTTCGACTATCTGTCGGGAGGCCGGACTTGA
- a CDS encoding M20/M25/M40 family metallo-hydrolase has product MTEDTRSADRRTLLEWIEADREALIDFLSRFVRAASPNPPGDTREATAVLTEALGADGLPFRIVAPQETMPNIVGSFDGGRPGRHLVLNGHIDVFPAQESAPGDRDPWSGAVEDGKLYGRGVADMKCGTASSVIAYRYLYRLRERLSGRLTLTAVSDEETGGRWGARYLMENFRDEVLGDCCLNGEPSGIHTVRFGDKGTLRFTLTARTRGAHGAYPHLSESATKIIVRVATELEALEDIEPNMPEEIRAALAEPAAVAAVESSLGTGASEVVPRVTVNIGMLHGGIKVNVLPDECQMQIDVRIPIGVDREMVRGRIEEILTRYPQVTLEEHIYHSYPYSVCDPKSDMVKILQDNVETLMGHRPPPIISLGGADTRFWRWEGVNAYLYGPNPQSMGRRDEHVEIEEFLHIVRTHTLSAYDYLTAADG; this is encoded by the coding sequence ATGACCGAAGATACCCGCAGCGCGGACCGCCGGACGCTCCTCGAGTGGATCGAGGCGGACCGGGAGGCGCTGATCGACTTCCTCAGCCGCTTCGTCAGGGCGGCGTCCCCCAACCCGCCGGGCGACACGCGCGAGGCGACCGCCGTTCTGACCGAGGCGCTCGGCGCGGACGGCCTGCCCTTCCGCATCGTCGCGCCGCAGGAGACGATGCCGAACATCGTCGGCTCGTTCGACGGCGGCCGCCCCGGCCGGCACCTCGTCCTTAACGGGCACATCGACGTCTTCCCGGCGCAGGAGAGCGCGCCCGGCGACCGCGACCCGTGGAGCGGCGCGGTCGAGGACGGCAAGCTCTACGGCCGCGGCGTCGCGGACATGAAGTGCGGCACGGCCTCCTCCGTCATCGCCTACCGGTACCTCTACCGTTTGCGCGAACGGCTCTCGGGCCGCCTCACGCTGACGGCCGTGTCGGACGAGGAGACCGGCGGCCGGTGGGGCGCGCGATACCTGATGGAGAACTTCCGCGACGAGGTTCTCGGCGACTGCTGCCTCAACGGCGAGCCGAGCGGCATCCACACGGTGCGGTTCGGTGACAAGGGGACGCTGCGCTTCACCCTCACTGCCCGGACGCGCGGCGCCCATGGCGCCTACCCGCACCTCAGCGAGAGCGCGACGAAGATCATCGTGCGCGTCGCGACGGAACTCGAGGCGCTCGAGGACATCGAGCCCAACATGCCCGAGGAGATCCGCGCAGCGCTCGCCGAGCCCGCGGCGGTCGCGGCGGTCGAATCGAGCCTCGGCACGGGCGCGTCGGAGGTCGTCCCGCGCGTGACGGTCAACATCGGCATGCTGCACGGGGGCATCAAGGTGAACGTCCTGCCGGACGAGTGCCAGATGCAGATCGACGTGCGGATCCCCATCGGCGTCGACCGGGAGATGGTCCGCGGCCGGATCGAGGAGATCCTCACGCGTTATCCACAGGTCACGCTGGAGGAGCATATCTACCACTCCTACCCCTACAGCGTGTGCGATCCGAAGTCCGACATGGTGAAGATCCTGCAGGACAACGTCGAGACGCTGATGGGTCACCGGCCGCCGCCGATCATCTCGCTCGGCGGGGCCGACACGCGCTTCTGGCGCTGGGAGGGCGTCAACGCCTACCTCTACGGTCCCAACCCGCAATCGATGGGGCGGCGCGACGAGCACGTGGAGATCGAGGAGTTCCTCCACATCGTCCGCACCCACACCCTGTCGGCCTACGACTACCTGACGGCGGCCGACGGCTGA
- a CDS encoding ABC transporter ATP-binding protein has protein sequence MRDLTANHPPLAQDEDAILTLDGLSVRYGSGETSLRALDRVSLTLPRGGALGVVGESGSGKSTLAMTLMGLLAGSARVDGGHAVFEGEDLYALPPTGWAQMRGRRIGLVFQDPFTSLNPAKTIARQLTEPLILHRGLDEAGARAEARRLLDEVGIPDPEAMLAAYPHALSGGMKQRALIAAALAGEPDLLILDEPTTALDVTIEAQILDLLETLRAERQLSMIFISHNLGVIARVVDDVCVLYAGQVVETGPKASIFDDPRHPYTKGLLASMPRLDTPRARLETIPGRLPDLTAPPHGCLFQSRCPFAEARCGEPQAMVALGEDRESRCWKAPDLAATPWHSLQDHTAEAPARRAADDPSTPPALRAEEVTRSFRRSGAGSLRIDRSGGIPVPRYVRPAFKAVDNVSLTVKAGETVGLVGESGCGKSTLARCLIRLIEPDGGAIELDGRNILLPQTSRRREIAKTAQFVFQNPDSSLNPRKTVRQILARPLQLLGEEREGTIDQRVERLLDMVRLSRAYMDRYPHEMSGGEKQRIGIARVLAAEPKFVICDEAVSALDVSVQASILNLLADLRDELGLAYLFISHDLSVVRHIADRVAVMYRGGVVEVGPAASLGSPGHHPYTEALLSAVPTLDGRASERVRLAGTVSAPGGDIKGCRFADRCPRKIGPVCDTATPPWRETADGTRLACHLSMEELAAPLV, from the coding sequence ATGAGAGACCTCACGGCCAACCACCCGCCGCTGGCGCAGGACGAGGACGCCATCCTGACGCTCGACGGCCTGTCGGTGCGCTACGGCTCCGGCGAGACGTCCCTGCGCGCCCTCGACCGGGTCAGCCTGACGCTGCCGCGTGGCGGGGCGCTCGGCGTCGTCGGCGAGAGCGGCTCCGGCAAGAGCACCCTCGCGATGACGCTGATGGGCCTCCTCGCCGGGTCCGCGCGGGTCGACGGCGGCCACGCCGTCTTCGAGGGAGAGGACCTCTACGCCCTTCCGCCGACCGGCTGGGCGCAGATGCGCGGCCGCCGCATCGGCCTCGTCTTCCAGGACCCGTTCACCTCGCTCAACCCGGCCAAGACGATCGCCCGGCAGCTCACGGAGCCGCTGATCCTGCACCGCGGGCTCGACGAGGCCGGCGCGCGGGCGGAGGCGCGCCGCCTGCTCGACGAGGTCGGCATCCCCGACCCGGAGGCGATGCTGGCCGCCTACCCGCACGCCCTCTCCGGCGGCATGAAGCAGCGCGCGCTGATCGCCGCGGCGCTGGCGGGCGAACCGGACCTCCTCATCCTCGACGAGCCGACGACCGCGCTCGACGTCACCATCGAGGCGCAGATCCTGGATCTCCTCGAGACGCTGCGCGCCGAGCGGCAGCTCTCGATGATCTTCATCAGCCACAATCTGGGCGTCATCGCCCGCGTGGTGGACGACGTGTGCGTCCTCTATGCCGGGCAGGTCGTCGAGACCGGGCCCAAGGCCAGCATCTTCGATGATCCCCGGCACCCCTACACCAAGGGCCTCCTCGCCTCGATGCCACGGCTCGACACGCCGCGCGCCCGGCTGGAGACGATCCCCGGCCGCCTCCCCGACCTCACCGCACCGCCGCACGGCTGCCTCTTCCAGTCGCGCTGCCCGTTCGCCGAGGCGCGCTGCGGCGAGCCGCAGGCGATGGTCGCCCTCGGCGAAGACCGCGAGAGCCGTTGCTGGAAGGCGCCGGACCTCGCCGCTACGCCGTGGCACAGCCTTCAGGACCACACCGCCGAGGCGCCCGCGCGCCGCGCCGCGGACGATCCCTCGACGCCCCCCGCGCTCCGCGCCGAAGAGGTGACGCGCAGCTTCCGGCGGTCCGGCGCCGGGTCGCTGCGGATCGATCGCTCGGGCGGCATCCCCGTGCCACGCTACGTCCGCCCCGCTTTCAAGGCGGTCGACAACGTGTCGCTGACGGTGAAGGCGGGCGAGACGGTCGGCCTCGTCGGCGAGAGCGGCTGCGGCAAGTCCACCCTGGCGCGCTGCCTCATCCGGCTGATCGAGCCTGACGGCGGCGCGATCGAGCTCGACGGGCGCAACATCCTCCTGCCGCAGACCTCGCGCCGCAGGGAGATCGCGAAGACGGCGCAGTTCGTGTTCCAGAACCCGGATTCTTCGCTGAACCCGCGCAAGACCGTGCGCCAGATCCTGGCCCGGCCGCTGCAGCTCCTCGGCGAGGAGCGGGAGGGCACGATCGACCAGCGCGTCGAGCGCCTGCTCGACATGGTGCGCCTGTCACGCGCCTACATGGACCGCTATCCGCACGAGATGAGCGGCGGCGAGAAGCAGCGCATCGGCATCGCGCGCGTCCTCGCCGCGGAGCCGAAGTTCGTCATCTGCGACGAGGCGGTGTCCGCGCTCGACGTGTCGGTGCAGGCCTCGATCCTGAACCTTCTGGCGGACCTCAGGGACGAACTGGGCCTCGCCTACCTCTTCATCTCGCACGATCTCTCCGTGGTGCGGCACATCGCGGACCGCGTGGCGGTCATGTACCGCGGCGGCGTCGTCGAGGTCGGCCCGGCCGCCTCGCTCGGCTCGCCGGGCCACCACCCGTACACCGAGGCCCTCCTCTCGGCGGTGCCGACGCTGGACGGGCGGGCCAGCGAGCGCGTGCGCCTCGCGGGTACGGTGAGCGCGCCGGGCGGCGACATCAAGGGCTGCCGGTTCGCCGACCGCTGCCCGCGCAAGATCGGCCCGGTGTGCGATACGGCGACGCCGCCCTGGCGCGAGACCGCCGACGGCACCCGCCTCGCCTGCCACCTGTCGATGGAGGAGCTGGCGGCACCGCTCGTCTGA